The Pelagibacterium halotolerans B2 genome has a segment encoding these proteins:
- a CDS encoding nitrate reductase, giving the protein MAGPIRTTCPYCGVGCGVLATPQADGSVAIAGDPEHPANYGRLCSKGSALAETISLEGRQLHPMIGGVRVSWSDALDAAADRLGGIIAEHGPDAVALYGSGQLLTEDYYVANKLMKGFIGTANIDTNSRLCMASSVAGHKRAFGSDTVPGTYEDLELADLVVLVGSNLAWCHPVLYQRILAARDARPDLRIVVIDPRRTNCAETADLHLPIAPDGDVALFSGLFAHLSNAGVFDARYVADHTTGISDALDAADDWTISRVAEATGLSTADVALFFDMFTATEKVVTVYSQGVNQSTSGTDKVNAILNCHLATGRIGRPGMGPFSITGQPNAMGGREVGGLANMLAAHMDFDDADRVARFWEAPAIAKKPGLKAVDMFDAIGEGRIRAVWIMATNPVVSLPDADGARRALADCDTVIVSDMFATTDTARMADIFLPAAGWGEKSGTVTNSERRISRQRAFRPIPGEARPDWWIICQIAQRLGFKGFDYTSPAEIFAEHAELSGFENRGSRDFDISALADRDYEKLAPAQWPVPRSGIGRARFFGSGGFFTPDGKARILPLAPPPPKDRGPGQLILNTGRVRDHWHTMTRTGRTPRLSAHYAEPFAEIHPDDAERLSIRRTQLVRLENAYGAAIVRALVTDRQQKGSIFVPMHWTGETAVTGRVNALLGPFTDPVSGQPALKMGRVSATPVEVALYGFLVSRRKPDVRALGYWAVAPAPLGWRAEVAFFERPDDIVAHARTILGLSADAQLTTSLDARTGRINLVRFHGDRLDCALYLSPDPVLAARQWVVEQLAEIHDAPLARARLLSGRPGADQPDPGPLVCSCFGVGANQIADAVAGGRCASVADIGDVLQAGTNCGSCRAEIGRIVDANRLAAAE; this is encoded by the coding sequence TTGGCCGGCCCGATCCGCACCACCTGTCCCTATTGCGGCGTCGGCTGCGGTGTGTTGGCAACGCCGCAGGCCGACGGCTCGGTCGCAATCGCGGGCGATCCCGAGCACCCGGCCAATTATGGGCGGCTGTGCTCGAAGGGATCGGCTCTGGCCGAGACCATCTCGCTCGAAGGGCGGCAGCTCCATCCCATGATCGGAGGTGTTCGCGTCAGTTGGTCTGACGCGCTTGATGCCGCCGCTGATCGCCTGGGCGGGATCATCGCCGAGCACGGGCCGGATGCCGTTGCCCTTTACGGCTCGGGACAATTGCTCACTGAGGATTATTACGTCGCCAACAAGCTGATGAAAGGGTTCATCGGCACCGCCAATATCGATACCAATTCAAGGCTCTGCATGGCGTCCTCGGTTGCCGGGCACAAGCGGGCGTTTGGGTCCGATACCGTTCCGGGCACCTATGAGGACCTCGAACTGGCCGATCTTGTCGTGCTGGTCGGGTCCAATCTCGCCTGGTGCCACCCGGTTCTCTATCAGCGAATCCTGGCAGCCCGGGACGCCAGGCCCGATCTGCGGATCGTGGTGATCGATCCGCGCCGCACCAATTGCGCGGAAACCGCCGATCTGCACCTCCCCATCGCGCCCGACGGCGATGTGGCGCTTTTTTCGGGTCTGTTCGCCCATCTTTCAAATGCCGGCGTGTTCGATGCCCGCTATGTCGCGGATCACACCACCGGCATTTCCGACGCGCTGGACGCGGCCGACGACTGGACCATCTCCCGCGTTGCCGAGGCAACGGGTCTGTCCACTGCCGACGTGGCGCTGTTTTTCGATATGTTCACGGCCACCGAAAAGGTCGTGACCGTCTATTCCCAGGGGGTCAATCAATCGACTTCGGGAACCGACAAGGTCAATGCCATTCTCAATTGCCACCTCGCCACGGGCCGTATCGGGCGTCCGGGAATGGGGCCGTTTTCGATCACTGGCCAGCCCAATGCCATGGGCGGGCGCGAGGTGGGCGGTCTGGCCAACATGCTGGCCGCGCATATGGATTTCGACGATGCGGACCGCGTCGCCCGGTTCTGGGAGGCACCCGCCATTGCCAAAAAGCCGGGGCTCAAGGCCGTCGATATGTTCGACGCCATCGGCGAAGGACGCATCAGGGCAGTCTGGATCATGGCGACCAATCCCGTCGTGTCGCTCCCCGATGCCGATGGCGCCCGGAGAGCCCTGGCGGATTGCGACACGGTGATCGTTTCGGACATGTTTGCGACCACAGATACGGCTCGCATGGCCGATATTTTCCTACCCGCCGCCGGGTGGGGTGAGAAGTCGGGCACGGTAACCAATTCTGAACGCCGCATTTCGCGCCAACGCGCCTTCCGGCCGATTCCGGGCGAAGCGCGTCCCGATTGGTGGATCATCTGCCAGATCGCGCAGCGGCTCGGATTTAAGGGCTTTGATTACACTTCTCCCGCCGAGATTTTTGCCGAGCACGCCGAACTTTCCGGATTCGAGAATCGCGGCAGCCGCGATTTCGACATTTCGGCCCTGGCAGATCGCGATTATGAAAAGCTCGCTCCCGCGCAATGGCCGGTGCCGCGGTCGGGCATCGGGCGCGCGCGGTTTTTCGGATCAGGCGGCTTTTTCACGCCGGACGGAAAGGCCCGCATCCTTCCTCTGGCGCCGCCGCCGCCCAAGGATCGTGGCCCCGGCCAACTGATACTCAACACCGGCCGGGTGCGCGACCACTGGCACACCATGACCCGCACGGGCCGTACGCCGCGCCTTTCAGCGCATTATGCCGAACCTTTCGCCGAAATTCATCCCGACGATGCCGAACGACTTTCGATCCGCCGCACCCAGCTCGTCCGGCTCGAAAACGCCTATGGCGCCGCCATCGTTCGCGCCCTTGTCACCGACCGCCAGCAGAAGGGCTCAATCTTCGTGCCCATGCACTGGACGGGAGAAACCGCGGTTACGGGGCGGGTCAATGCGCTTCTCGGTCCATTCACCGATCCGGTCTCGGGGCAGCCTGCGCTCAAGATGGGGCGCGTCAGCGCAACGCCGGTCGAGGTGGCGCTCTATGGATTTCTCGTGAGCCGCCGCAAGCCCGACGTGCGCGCACTGGGCTACTGGGCAGTCGCCCCGGCGCCTCTGGGATGGCGCGCTGAAGTCGCCTTTTTTGAACGGCCCGATGATATTGTGGCGCACGCCCGCACCATTCTGGGCTTGTCGGCGGATGCCCAATTGACCACCAGTCTCGATGCTCGCACGGGTCGGATCAACCTTGTGCGTTTCCATGGCGATCGCCTCGATTGCGCGCTCTATCTTTCACCCGACCCCGTACTCGCTGCCCGGCAGTGGGTCGTCGAACAGCTCGCCGAAATCCATGATGCGCCGCTGGCCCGCGCCCGGCTCTTGTCGGGGCGCCCCGGTGCCGACCAGCCCGATCCGGGACCGCTGGTCTGTTCGTGTTTTGGCGTGGGTGCCAACCAGATTGCCGATGCGGTCGCAGGCGGGCGATGCGCCAGCGTAGCGGACATAGGCGACGTCCTTCAAGCGGGCACAAATTGCGGTTCCTGCCGCGCAGAAATCGGGAGAATTGTCGATGCAAATCGTCTCGCGGCAGCCGAGTAA
- a CDS encoding feruloyl-CoA synthase encodes MSDLSTSIREVRMGHMAARAERAPDGIVRVRSNEQLAPYPRSIVDAIAQWAEKTPDALMVADRNSAFGDWRRLSYAQVMAAIGPLGQALLDTGLSQDRPLIILSGNEIEHLLLGLAAIWVGIPYAPISPAYSLISTDFGKLRHIAGLLTPGMIYASDGEKFGPAIDAVFDRTVSLVVKTNPPSHRASRLFEDLAATPVTDAVAQAHDAITPDTIAKVLFTSGSTGMPKGVITTNRMMACNQEMIRTALAFLKDEPPVLLDWMPWNHVAGSSHNTGIAFYNGGSFYIDDGQPTPAKIGNTLRNLHDVQPTIYLTVPKGYEFLVAAFDEDHEVRRKFFSRMKLMQYAGASLSQHVFDGMDRAARAELGQRVMIITGYGSTETAPFAFTTTWPVQEAGHIGLPAAGMEIKLVPNGDKMELRLKGPNVTPGYWRDAEKTRDAFDEEGFYKIGDAVRLAEENDLSRGFVFDGRVSEDFKLSTGTWVNFASVRKMVIGACAPLIRDVVLTGADLNHLGALIFPDFEACARHAGLPAGTDLAQIADHAAVKDKFATELAALASRATGSSNHIARAHVMIAPPDIDKGEVTDKGSINQRAVLAARRDLVEALYAEPAPAGILDLPRKG; translated from the coding sequence ATGTCGGATCTATCGACGTCCATTCGCGAAGTCCGGATGGGCCATATGGCGGCGCGTGCCGAGCGGGCGCCCGACGGAATTGTCCGCGTGCGCTCGAATGAGCAATTGGCGCCCTATCCGCGCTCCATCGTCGATGCCATTGCGCAATGGGCTGAGAAAACACCTGACGCGCTTATGGTTGCCGACCGCAACAGCGCGTTCGGAGATTGGCGGAGGCTGAGCTATGCTCAGGTCATGGCAGCCATCGGGCCGCTCGGGCAGGCGCTTCTCGATACGGGGCTCTCGCAGGACCGGCCGCTGATCATCCTCTCGGGCAACGAAATCGAACATCTGCTTCTCGGGTTGGCGGCAATCTGGGTCGGCATTCCCTACGCGCCGATTTCGCCGGCCTACTCGCTGATCTCCACCGATTTCGGCAAGCTCAGGCATATCGCGGGGCTCCTCACCCCCGGCATGATCTATGCCTCCGACGGCGAAAAATTCGGGCCCGCCATTGATGCGGTGTTTGATAGAACCGTTTCTTTGGTGGTCAAGACCAATCCCCCTTCGCACCGCGCCTCGCGCCTGTTCGAGGATCTTGCGGCGACGCCCGTCACCGATGCGGTGGCGCAGGCGCATGACGCCATTACCCCCGATACCATCGCCAAGGTGCTCTTTACATCGGGTTCGACCGGCATGCCCAAGGGCGTCATCACCACCAATCGCATGATGGCCTGCAATCAGGAGATGATCCGGACGGCGCTCGCTTTCCTCAAGGATGAACCGCCCGTGCTCCTCGACTGGATGCCCTGGAACCACGTTGCGGGCTCAAGCCACAACACCGGCATCGCATTTTACAATGGCGGCAGCTTTTACATCGATGACGGCCAGCCCACTCCGGCCAAAATTGGCAACACCCTGCGCAATCTCCATGACGTCCAGCCCACGATCTATCTCACAGTGCCCAAGGGCTACGAGTTTCTCGTTGCGGCGTTCGATGAGGATCACGAGGTCCGGCGTAAGTTCTTTTCGCGCATGAAACTGATGCAATATGCCGGCGCCAGCCTGTCCCAGCATGTCTTTGACGGCATGGATCGCGCGGCGCGGGCCGAACTGGGCCAGCGCGTGATGATCATCACCGGGTACGGGTCGACCGAAACGGCGCCTTTTGCCTTCACCACCACCTGGCCGGTGCAGGAAGCAGGGCATATCGGGCTGCCGGCGGCGGGAATGGAAATCAAGCTTGTGCCCAATGGCGACAAGATGGAATTGCGGCTCAAGGGCCCCAATGTCACTCCGGGTTACTGGCGCGATGCGGAAAAGACGCGCGACGCCTTCGATGAGGAAGGGTTCTACAAGATTGGCGATGCTGTCAGGCTCGCCGAGGAAAATGATCTGTCCAGGGGCTTTGTCTTTGACGGTCGGGTCAGTGAAGACTTCAAGCTCTCGACCGGCACATGGGTCAATTTCGCGAGCGTGCGCAAGATGGTGATCGGCGCCTGCGCGCCCCTGATCCGCGATGTGGTCTTGACCGGTGCGGACCTGAACCATCTGGGTGCGCTCATCTTCCCTGACTTTGAAGCCTGCGCACGGCATGCCGGTTTGCCGGCAGGAACGGACCTCGCACAGATTGCAGACCACGCCGCGGTAAAAGATAAGTTCGCCACCGAACTTGCCGCGCTTGCATCGCGTGCAACGGGCAGTTCCAATCATATTGCCAGGGCGCATGTGATGATTGCACCGCCCGATATCGATAAGGGCGAGGTGACCGACAAGGGCTCGATCAATCAGCGCGCCGTTCTTGCCGCGCGAAGGGACCTTGTCGAAGCGCTTTATGCCGAACCGGCGCCGGCCGGCATTCTTGATCTGCCGAGAAAGGGATAA
- a CDS encoding acyl-CoA thioesterase, with amino-acid sequence MFSNTTRIEIQFGDCDPAGIVYYPNYFRFFDNATAALLSAAFKMHKRHWIAHHGIVGIPMVDTGAKFSRPSRFGDIVEIRSEIADLGRSSFGVHHTLFNEGEIAIEAHEKRVWVGRDPHDSEKIISLPIPDDVRATLG; translated from the coding sequence ATGTTTTCCAACACCACAAGAATTGAAATCCAGTTCGGCGATTGCGACCCGGCGGGCATTGTCTATTACCCCAATTATTTTCGCTTCTTCGACAACGCCACGGCGGCCCTCTTGTCCGCCGCTTTCAAGATGCACAAGCGTCACTGGATTGCCCATCACGGCATTGTCGGCATCCCGATGGTCGATACGGGCGCGAAATTTTCCCGGCCCTCGCGGTTTGGAGATATCGTCGAAATCCGCTCGGAAATAGCCGATCTCGGACGATCCAGCTTCGGCGTGCACCATACGCTTTTCAACGAAGGCGAAATCGCCATCGAAGCCCATGAAAAGCGTGTCTGGGTGGGGCGCGATCCGCATGACAGCGAAAAAATCATTTCTTTGCCGATCCCCGACGATGTGCGCGCGACGCTCGGCTAA
- a CDS encoding thiolase family protein: MTRGLRLTFEDAWLLGGARTPFVDYRGALSEISPIDLGIKAARAAIAKTGVAAADIETTIAGSMAQASFDAFMTPRHIGLYAGAPIEAPAHLVQRICGTGLEVIAQAADAVALGRVSLALAAGTESMSRNPIAAYTHRNGFTMGKVEFKDFLWEALYDPAGCVTMGDTAENLAKQYGIERERVDRFAVRSFERAIAARDGGLLAEEIVPVVSEAFEIEGIDKRSIRLPRGIEQVDTDSHIRPSPYDILSKLRPAFGGVQTGGNSSAIVDGAGAVLVASSDYAKSHGLTPKARIVASAAVGVPPQIMGIGPAPAIRAVLEASGLTLDRIGRIEINEAFGAQILACVDELGLDEDKLNVNGGAIAIGHPLGATGIRLALTLANELERSGERYGIASACIGGGQGIALLIENPKAV; encoded by the coding sequence ATGACCAGGGGATTGCGTCTTACATTCGAGGATGCCTGGCTGCTCGGCGGGGCACGCACCCCGTTCGTGGACTATCGCGGCGCACTTTCGGAAATTTCGCCCATCGATTTAGGCATCAAGGCCGCCCGCGCGGCTATTGCGAAAACCGGCGTGGCCGCTGCCGATATCGAAACCACGATTGCCGGCTCCATGGCCCAGGCATCGTTCGATGCGTTCATGACGCCGCGCCATATCGGGCTTTACGCCGGCGCGCCCATCGAGGCGCCCGCCCATTTGGTACAACGCATCTGCGGCACCGGGCTCGAAGTGATCGCCCAGGCAGCCGACGCCGTCGCTTTGGGGCGCGTGAGCCTCGCGCTGGCCGCGGGCACGGAATCGATGAGCCGCAATCCCATCGCCGCCTATACGCATCGCAACGGCTTTACCATGGGCAAGGTGGAGTTCAAGGATTTCCTCTGGGAAGCCCTTTATGATCCCGCCGGTTGCGTCACCATGGGCGACACCGCCGAAAACCTCGCCAAACAATATGGCATCGAGCGCGAGCGCGTGGACCGCTTCGCCGTGCGCAGTTTCGAGCGGGCCATCGCGGCGCGCGATGGGGGCCTGCTGGCCGAGGAAATTGTTCCGGTGGTCAGCGAAGCCTTCGAGATCGAAGGCATCGACAAACGCTCCATACGGTTGCCGCGTGGTATCGAACAGGTCGATACCGACAGCCACATCCGACCCTCGCCCTACGACATTCTTTCCAAACTGCGCCCGGCCTTCGGCGGTGTGCAGACGGGGGGCAATTCGTCGGCCATCGTCGATGGCGCGGGTGCTGTGCTGGTGGCTTCGTCGGACTATGCCAAATCCCATGGGCTCACGCCCAAGGCACGCATTGTTGCCTCGGCAGCAGTCGGCGTGCCGCCGCAGATCATGGGCATCGGCCCGGCGCCCGCCATTCGCGCCGTGCTCGAAGCAAGCGGGCTGACGCTCGACCGGATCGGACGCATCGAGATCAACGAGGCATTCGGTGCCCAAATCCTCGCCTGCGTCGACGAATTGGGGCTCGATGAGGACAAGCTCAATGTTAATGGTGGCGCCATCGCCATCGGGCATCCGCTGGGCGCGACCGGCATTCGGCTGGCGCTCACGCTTGCCAATGAGTTGGAACGGTCCGGCGAACGCTACGGCATTGCCTCGGCCTGCATCGGCGGCGGGCAGGGGATTGCGCTTTTGATCGAAAATCCGAAGGCTGTCTGA
- the cysG gene encoding siroheme synthase CysG, giving the protein MQIVSRQPSKAEPPRMTPLDVLPVFFDLKGKRVLVAGGEEAAAWKAELMAAAGATVTVVAQSFCEEMVALETRGAVQLVDGDWRQANWAGLALAIGDCSDNQAAEFVAIARAHGVPVNVIDKPEHCQFQFGSIVNRSPLVVGISTSGAAPILGQAVRRRIETLLPKTLSAWARLAQSLRATVLDRLAPGAERRAFWEQFTDLSFSGNEPAGDPAAMMARASHAPSGRVTLVGAGPGDAEYLTLKAVRALQSADVILFDDLVSDEVLELARREARRILVGKRARRASCRQDDINSMMADLARKGRHVVRLKSGDPMLFGRAGEEIAALEAQNISVSVVPGISTAFALAAELGISLTHRDCAQSVRFVTGHARNGQLPENLDWGALSDPATTHVYYMSGATAPRIAEKLLARGMDRATPVLIASNVGRPNREIIRCRLDGLAHEMEGRNFSGPVITAIGHAFGQRLAPASSPAIRPETLGAFAS; this is encoded by the coding sequence ATGCAAATCGTCTCGCGGCAGCCGAGTAAGGCCGAACCACCCCGGATGACGCCCCTCGACGTGCTGCCGGTGTTCTTCGATCTCAAGGGAAAACGGGTGCTTGTTGCCGGTGGCGAAGAGGCCGCCGCCTGGAAGGCCGAGTTGATGGCTGCTGCCGGCGCGACGGTGACCGTGGTAGCTCAATCGTTCTGCGAGGAGATGGTCGCGCTTGAAACGCGCGGCGCCGTCCAACTCGTCGATGGCGATTGGCGTCAGGCGAACTGGGCCGGCCTCGCTCTGGCCATCGGCGATTGTTCGGACAACCAGGCCGCCGAGTTCGTTGCGATAGCCCGGGCGCATGGGGTTCCGGTCAATGTGATCGACAAGCCCGAGCACTGCCAGTTCCAGTTTGGATCGATCGTCAACCGTTCTCCGCTTGTTGTCGGCATCTCGACCAGCGGCGCCGCGCCGATATTGGGTCAGGCCGTGCGCCGGCGTATCGAGACGCTGCTACCCAAAACGCTGAGCGCGTGGGCGCGGCTCGCGCAATCCCTGCGCGCCACCGTGCTGGACCGGCTTGCGCCCGGGGCGGAACGCCGGGCCTTCTGGGAGCAGTTCACCGATCTGAGCTTTTCGGGCAATGAACCCGCCGGGGATCCCGCGGCCATGATGGCCAGGGCATCGCATGCACCTTCCGGACGTGTCACACTGGTGGGCGCCGGTCCCGGAGATGCTGAATATCTGACGCTGAAGGCCGTTCGCGCCCTGCAATCCGCCGATGTCATCTTGTTCGACGATCTGGTTTCCGACGAGGTTCTTGAACTGGCCCGCCGCGAGGCCAGGCGCATTCTGGTCGGCAAGCGGGCCCGCCGGGCCAGTTGCCGTCAGGACGATATCAATTCGATGATGGCCGACCTCGCCCGCAAGGGCCGGCACGTGGTGCGGCTCAAATCGGGCGATCCCATGCTGTTCGGCAGGGCCGGCGAAGAGATTGCTGCCCTGGAAGCGCAAAATATCTCCGTATCGGTTGTGCCGGGCATTTCGACGGCGTTTGCGCTCGCTGCCGAGTTGGGCATTTCTCTCACCCATCGCGATTGCGCCCAGTCGGTGCGGTTCGTCACCGGCCACGCGCGCAATGGTCAATTGCCCGAAAATCTCGACTGGGGGGCCTTGTCCGATCCCGCGACGACCCATGTCTATTACATGTCGGGTGCCACGGCGCCCCGGATCGCGGAAAAATTGCTGGCCCGGGGCATGGACCGGGCCACACCCGTGCTGATTGCCAGCAATGTCGGTCGCCCAAATCGTGAGATCATCCGCTGCCGTCTTGATGGGCTCGCCCATGAGATGGAGGGTCGCAACTTTTCGGGGCCGGTCATTACTGCCATAGGTCATGCGTTCGGCCAGCGGTTGGCCCCCGCGTCCTCTCCTGCAATCCGGCCCGAAACTCTCGGCGCCTTCGCTTCTTAG
- the nirD gene encoding nitrite reductase small subunit NirD, which translates to MTDWIKIGQLSDIPQRGARCLNTPIGKIAVFRTATDEVYAIEDRCPHKGGPLSQGIVHGAQVTCPLHNWVFSLETGEAQGADEGKVQTFALRRDGETLLIDASFALAVAAE; encoded by the coding sequence ATGACGGACTGGATCAAGATCGGGCAGCTTTCCGACATTCCCCAGCGCGGTGCACGGTGCCTCAATACCCCCATCGGCAAGATTGCCGTGTTCCGGACTGCGACGGACGAGGTTTATGCGATCGAGGATCGCTGCCCGCACAAGGGCGGGCCGCTCAGCCAGGGCATCGTTCACGGCGCGCAGGTGACCTGTCCCCTGCACAATTGGGTGTTCTCGCTCGAAACGGGCGAGGCGCAGGGAGCCGATGAGGGCAAGGTGCAGACCTTCGCGCTTAGGCGCGATGGCGAAACCCTGCTGATCGATGCGAGTTTTGCGCTCGCCGTGGCAGCGGAGTAG
- a CDS encoding SDR family NAD(P)-dependent oxidoreductase: MDIAGKTAIVTGAASGLGAATARALAAAGAKVAVFDRDAEKGTVVATEIDGRFFPCDVADAASASAAIADAIAALGTPSILVNCAGIGTAARIVGREGPMPLDAFERVIRVNLVGSFNMMRLAADAMQQLEPDANGQRGVVISTASVAAFEGQIGQAAYAASKGGIVSLTLPAAREFARFGVRVMAIAPGLFLTPLLEELPAEALDALGQSIPNPARLGKPEEFADLVLAMVANDYLNGEVVRLDGALRMAPK; the protein is encoded by the coding sequence ATGGATATTGCGGGAAAAACGGCAATCGTTACCGGTGCGGCCTCCGGGCTCGGCGCAGCTACGGCTAGAGCTCTTGCCGCGGCCGGCGCGAAAGTCGCCGTATTCGACCGCGATGCGGAAAAGGGCACCGTCGTCGCCACCGAGATCGATGGACGGTTTTTCCCCTGTGATGTGGCCGATGCAGCCAGTGCCAGTGCGGCCATTGCCGATGCGATTGCTGCACTCGGCACGCCTTCGATCCTCGTCAATTGCGCGGGCATCGGCACGGCAGCCCGTATCGTGGGACGCGAGGGGCCCATGCCGCTCGACGCGTTCGAGCGGGTCATCAGGGTCAATCTTGTCGGCAGTTTCAACATGATGCGGCTGGCCGCCGATGCCATGCAGCAACTCGAACCCGACGCCAACGGTCAGCGCGGCGTTGTGATCTCGACCGCCTCGGTCGCCGCCTTTGAAGGCCAGATCGGGCAGGCGGCCTATGCGGCCTCGAAGGGTGGCATCGTGTCCCTGACCCTGCCGGCGGCCCGCGAATTTGCGCGGTTCGGCGTGCGGGTCATGGCCATTGCGCCGGGGCTGTTTTTAACGCCTCTGCTCGAAGAGCTGCCCGCCGAAGCCCTGGACGCTTTGGGGCAATCCATTCCCAATCCGGCACGGTTGGGCAAGCCCGAGGAATTTGCCGATCTGGTCCTGGCCATGGTCGCCAACGACTATCTCAACGGCGAAGTCGTGCGGCTCGACGGCGCCCTGCGCATGGCGCCGAAATAG